From one Comamonas piscis genomic stretch:
- a CDS encoding helix-hairpin-helix domain-containing protein, protein MNTSTAHPSFHAASTLKGVLPPHLWRVLARNGITTIEQAAESYPEKLLQMPSVGPRTFRKIEESLFPGKRYAPAQEQYMAPQADLDQPTKALPFFRRTQNALRRHDLK, encoded by the coding sequence ATGAATACCAGCACTGCACACCCATCGTTCCATGCGGCCAGTACTCTGAAGGGGGTACTTCCTCCTCATTTGTGGAGGGTACTCGCCAGGAATGGCATTACCACCATCGAGCAGGCCGCAGAGAGCTATCCGGAGAAGCTTCTGCAAATGCCCAGCGTCGGCCCCAGAACCTTTAGAAAAATCGAGGAAAGCCTGTTTCCGGGAAAGCGCTATGCGCCTGCCCAGGAGCAGTACATGGCGCCACAAGCTGATCTGGACCAACCAACGAAAGCGTTGCCCTTCTTCAGACGCACCCAGAATGCACTGAGACGGCACGATCTTAAGTAG
- a CDS encoding branched-chain amino acid ABC transporter substrate-binding protein, translating to MKVPFRLNSMVVAFGLAGSMLAGAAQAQNIKIGVVIPATGPLTQYGDMVKEGVDTALEQINAAGGVNGNKLEAVIVDDACEPKQGPVAANRVVNAKIHYVVGPVCSGAAIAAAPIYNNEGVVVVTPSATSPALTEGKNFTSIFRTIGRDDQQGPFAAKFISQNVKPKKVAVLHDKQSYGQGIATAVRDTLKADGVNVALFEGINAGDSDYSAVITKLKSAGVDFVYYGGYHPEMGLLLRQSAEQGLKVRIMGPEGVGNPEINAIAGPAVEGMLVTLPADFASNPKNAAIVKAFKDKKRDPSGSFQMGSYTAVQVIADSIKAVGNDGAKVAKHLHTATFDTPLGKLAWDAKGDLKSYDFQVFSWHKDGSKSAATK from the coding sequence ATGAAGGTACCGTTTCGCCTCAACTCGATGGTGGTTGCATTTGGTCTGGCCGGCAGCATGCTGGCTGGCGCAGCCCAGGCTCAAAATATCAAGATTGGCGTGGTTATTCCTGCGACGGGTCCGCTGACCCAGTACGGTGACATGGTCAAGGAGGGCGTGGATACGGCGCTGGAGCAGATCAATGCCGCAGGGGGCGTGAATGGCAACAAGCTCGAAGCGGTGATCGTTGACGATGCCTGCGAGCCCAAGCAAGGCCCAGTGGCCGCCAACCGCGTGGTCAACGCCAAGATCCATTACGTAGTTGGTCCCGTGTGCTCGGGCGCGGCCATCGCTGCAGCGCCGATCTACAACAACGAAGGTGTGGTGGTCGTGACCCCATCGGCCACCTCGCCAGCGCTGACCGAAGGCAAGAACTTCACTTCCATCTTCCGCACCATTGGCCGTGACGACCAGCAAGGTCCTTTCGCTGCCAAGTTCATTTCCCAGAACGTCAAGCCCAAGAAGGTTGCCGTGCTGCATGACAAGCAATCCTACGGCCAAGGCATTGCCACGGCGGTGCGTGACACGCTCAAGGCAGACGGCGTGAACGTCGCGTTGTTTGAAGGTATCAATGCCGGTGACAGCGATTACTCGGCCGTGATCACCAAGCTCAAGAGCGCAGGCGTGGACTTTGTCTACTACGGCGGCTACCACCCAGAAATGGGTCTGCTGCTGCGCCAGTCGGCCGAGCAAGGCCTGAAGGTCCGCATCATGGGCCCAGAAGGTGTGGGCAATCCTGAGATCAATGCGATCGCCGGCCCGGCTGTTGAAGGCATGCTGGTGACCTTGCCAGCAGACTTCGCGTCCAACCCCAAGAACGCCGCCATCGTGAAGGCGTTCAAGGACAAGAAGCGCGATCCTTCCGGCTCGTTCCAAATGGGTTCCTACACCGCTGTGCAAGTCATTGCGGACTCGATCAAGGCCGTGGGCAATGATGGCGCCAAGGTGGCCAAGCACCTGCACACAGCTACTTTTGACACCCCACTGGGCAAGCTCGCCTGGGATGCCAAGGGTGACCTGAAGTCCTACGACTTCCAGGTGTTCAGCTGGCACAAGGACGGCAGCAAGTCGGCTGCAACCAAGTAA
- the livH gene encoding high-affinity branched-chain amino acid ABC transporter permease LivH — translation MNDFLPQFIQQLFNGLSLGAIYALVAIGYTMVYGIIGMINFAHGEIYMIAAYIGLVTLSAIGTQSGLPVFVVIGAMLLVAVVLTGVYGYVVEQVAYKPLRSSPRLVALISAIGMSIFLQNWVALGQGARDMAVPSLLPGAFNFHMGDFEVFVPYTRVLIIVVAVVLMAALTLYIRHSRMGRASRACSQDMQMANLLGIDTNKVVSFTFILGAVLAAVGGVLIALAIGKLNPYIGFVAGIKAFTAAVLGGIGSIPGAMLGGVLLGVAETMAAAYISSEYKDIVAFGLLVLILLFRPTGLLGKPEVEKV, via the coding sequence ATGAACGATTTTTTGCCCCAATTCATACAGCAGTTGTTCAATGGCTTGTCACTGGGTGCGATCTACGCGCTGGTGGCCATTGGCTACACGATGGTGTATGGAATTATCGGAATGATTAATTTCGCCCACGGCGAGATTTATATGATTGCGGCCTATATCGGCCTGGTGACCTTGTCAGCCATCGGCACACAAAGCGGGCTGCCGGTTTTTGTGGTGATTGGTGCGATGCTGCTGGTGGCCGTGGTGCTGACCGGCGTTTACGGCTATGTCGTTGAGCAAGTGGCCTACAAGCCCTTGCGCAGCAGCCCACGCCTGGTGGCGCTGATCTCGGCCATCGGTATGTCCATCTTTTTGCAGAACTGGGTGGCCCTGGGGCAGGGCGCGCGCGATATGGCGGTGCCGTCGCTGTTGCCTGGTGCATTCAACTTCCACATGGGTGATTTCGAGGTGTTTGTGCCTTACACCCGTGTCTTGATCATTGTGGTCGCAGTGGTATTGATGGCTGCGCTGACGCTCTACATCCGCCACTCGCGCATGGGCCGCGCGTCGCGCGCCTGCTCGCAGGATATGCAGATGGCCAACCTGCTGGGCATCGATACCAACAAAGTAGTGTCGTTCACCTTCATTCTGGGTGCCGTGCTGGCTGCCGTGGGTGGGGTGCTGATTGCGCTGGCGATTGGCAAGCTCAACCCCTACATCGGCTTTGTCGCCGGCATCAAGGCCTTCACGGCGGCCGTGCTGGGCGGTATCGGCAGCATTCCGGGCGCCATGCTGGGAGGCGTGTTGCTGGGCGTGGCAGAGACCATGGCCGCCGCCTATATCTCCTCGGAGTACAAAGACATCGTCGCCTTTGGCCTGCTGGTGCTGATCTTGCTCTTCCGCCCCACGGGCCTCTTGGGCAAGCCTGAAGTGGAGAAGGTCTGA
- the livM gene encoding high-affinity branched-chain amino acid ABC transporter permease LivM: MMKANLKNAIISAVLAALVVVPIFGLHLERKGGQNYIEPHWNLVIWGFVIVLVLQLIKPMLGKHMARVQAPRLPAVSARMRMTLMWLVIVAAIAWPFFSGRNAVDIATLALIYVMLGLGLNIVVGFAGLLDLGFVGFYAVGAYTYALLFHWAGWSFWEALPLSGAAAALFGFLLGFPVLRLRGDYLAIVTLGFGEIIRLLLVNLVDFTGGPDGISSIPKPTLFGFELTRTASQEGAQTLQQFLGMEFNTMHMVVFLYLLALGLALFTLWISNRLIRMPIGRAWEALREDEVACKSLGMNPTKIKLSAFTLGAMFAGFGGAFFAARQGIVSPESFSFIESALILAIVVLGGMGSQIGVVVAAILITVLPELAREFSEYRMLIFGLVMILMMVWRPQGLFPMKRYHEELKQ, encoded by the coding sequence ATGATGAAAGCGAACCTCAAAAACGCCATCATCTCGGCGGTGCTGGCAGCCTTGGTGGTGGTGCCCATCTTTGGTCTGCACCTGGAGCGCAAGGGCGGCCAGAACTACATTGAGCCGCACTGGAACCTGGTGATCTGGGGCTTTGTGATTGTGCTGGTGCTGCAGCTCATCAAACCAATGCTGGGCAAGCACATGGCGCGTGTGCAGGCACCGCGCCTGCCCGCGGTGAGCGCGCGCATGCGCATGACCCTGATGTGGCTGGTGATTGTGGCAGCTATTGCTTGGCCGTTTTTCAGCGGCCGCAATGCAGTCGACATCGCCACGTTGGCCTTGATCTATGTGATGCTGGGCCTGGGGCTGAACATTGTTGTGGGCTTTGCCGGTCTGCTGGACCTGGGCTTTGTCGGCTTTTATGCCGTGGGTGCCTACACCTATGCCTTGCTGTTCCACTGGGCCGGTTGGTCGTTCTGGGAGGCGCTGCCACTGTCCGGCGCTGCCGCTGCCTTGTTCGGCTTCTTGCTGGGCTTTCCGGTGTTGCGCCTGCGCGGCGATTACCTGGCCATCGTGACCTTGGGCTTTGGCGAAATCATCCGCCTGCTGCTGGTCAACCTGGTGGATTTCACCGGTGGTCCTGACGGCATCTCCAGCATTCCCAAGCCCACCCTGTTCGGATTTGAGCTGACGCGTACGGCGTCCCAAGAAGGCGCACAGACCTTGCAGCAGTTCCTGGGCATGGAGTTCAACACCATGCACATGGTGGTCTTCCTCTACCTGCTGGCGCTGGGCCTGGCGCTGTTCACCTTGTGGATCAGCAACCGCCTCATTCGCATGCCGATTGGCCGTGCCTGGGAAGCCTTGCGCGAAGACGAGGTGGCCTGCAAGTCGCTGGGCATGAACCCCACCAAGATCAAGCTCTCGGCCTTCACCTTGGGCGCCATGTTCGCTGGCTTTGGCGGTGCATTTTTTGCGGCACGCCAGGGCATTGTCAGCCCCGAATCCTTCAGCTTCATCGAGTCCGCCCTGATCCTGGCCATCGTGGTGCTGGGTGGCATGGGCTCGCAAATCGGGGTGGTGGTCGCTGCGATCCTGATCACGGTGCTGCCGGAGCTGGCGCGCGAGTTCTCGGAATACCGCATGCTGATTTTCGGCCTGGTGATGATCTTGATGATGGTGTGGCGTCCACAGGGTCTGTTCCCAATGAAGCGCTACCACGAAGAGTTGAAGCAATGA